The following coding sequences lie in one Haematobia irritans isolate KBUSLIRL chromosome 3, ASM5000362v1, whole genome shotgun sequence genomic window:
- the LOC142232102 gene encoding uncharacterized protein LOC142232102 — protein MFVKYLITNIGSGVGAAPAGGAAVPVGSAAPAAGAKKEEKKKEQEPEESDDDMGFALFD, from the coding sequence atgtttgttaagtATTTGATCACCAACATTGGCTCCGGTGTCGGTGCTGCTCCCGCTGGTGGTGCTGCCGTTCCTGTTGGTAGCGCTGCTCCCGCCGCTGGGGCCAAGAAGGAAGAAAAGAAGAAGGAACAGGAACCTGAAGAATCCGATGATGATATGGGCTTCGCTCTCTTCGATTAA
- the LOC142228853 gene encoding uncharacterized protein LOC142228853, with translation MFVKYLITNIGSGVGAAPPGGAAVPAGGVAPAAEAKKEEKKKEQEPEESDDDMGFTLFD, from the coding sequence atgtttgttaagtATTTGATCACCAACATTGGCTCCGGTGTCGGTGCTGCTCCCCCTGGTGGTGCTGCCGTTCCTGCTGGTGGCGTTGCTCCCGCCGCTGAGGCCAAGAAGGAAGAAAAGAAGAAGGAACAGGAACCTGAAGAATCCGATGATGATATGGGCTTCACTCTCTTCGATTAA